GGAGGCAGAACGATATTTATCAATGAAGCGCCAATATTATCTCGTGGGGGAGCAGAACGTGAAGATTGGAATAACGGAACAAAAGCAGGCGAGATGCGACCAGACAGATGAATCGATGAATGAAAATTACGGTAGTCGCGTTCGCTTCTATGATCGGAACTCGCTTGAAGATATGGACTGGCCTAACACCGGGGACGGCAGATATGCAAGAGCATATTTGGAACCCCTGATGCTGCAAGGGACGCGGGGCTTCATGATAAATGTAAGCACAAACCTGCTTATCGCACGGATCGACGATCTTGTGCTTCCGTTGACGGTAAATGAGGCAGAGTATGAAAATTCTTACGTTTGTTCGCCTTATACGCATTATGTACGGTATGCCAAGCAGGAGTTGATACTGCTTCAGAAACCATTACTGGAAAAAGGGCTCTCCGCGCTGCTGAGTGTAGTGGGGTGGGGAATGCGGCATTCACAAATAAACAAGGTTGTACATGTCAACAACTGGCTGTTCTCAACAAACCTGTATCCAGCCATGTCAGGAGAGCAGGCGGTTTGTCTGCTTGCAGCAGTAAAGGAGCGTTATCCTGAGCATGCCGTCGTATTTCGCTCCTTGTGCCCCGGGCTTCACTCTGATCTGACGGAAGAGCTGAAGCAAGCAGGTTGTCAACTGATTCCGAGCCGTCAAATCTATTTGTACCAGCCGAATGATCCGAATTTTGGTAATGCGAAGTCGCGCTGGCTGCTGAAGCGGGATTACGAATTATTGGCCAAGCACGGATATGAATTCGTTTCCGAAGCGAATCTGACGGAGGAAGATATTCCACGAATTGCGGAGCTGTACAAGCTGCTATACCTTGAAAAATACTCTTATGATAATCCGCAATTCAGTGAACAGTTCATCGCCACAGCAAAAGCTTCTGGAGCGCTGGCCCTGTATGGTCTGCGGAAGGAAGGACGCTTAGATGCGGTTATGGGATACTTCTGTCGAAATGGGGTGATGACAACGCCGTTGTTCGGTTACGATACGGCGCTACCCCAATCCATCGGGCTGTACCGCATGCTGTCAGCTTGCCTGATTAGACAGGCCCGTGAGAACGGCCATCTGTTGCATGAGAGTGCTGGTGCTGCGCAGTTCAAGCGCAACCGTGGGGCTGTGCCCAATTTCGAGTATTCCGCTGTGTATGAGCGCCATCTGCCAATGAGCAGACGTTGGTGCTGGCTGCTGCTTGAACGGCTTTTGAATCGCATGGGTGTACCGCTAATGCGTCGGATGAAGCTGTAAACTTGTACAACAGCACGCTGACGCCGTACTATGTGGGGTGTACGTGTAGGTTTGACTCCACACACAACAGGTCAGTCATCCTGAAACGTACACTTATTTGGAACCGCTCCCCACATGCTCGAGCCTTAATCATGCATGTTCGGCCAACTGCACTTCGAAGCCATCTGGGTCGGTAATGTAAATAAACCGCAGATGCGGATTGGGCTGGACGGGGCCTCGTGCAATCGGGATGCCTAATGTAGCGAGCTGCTCCATGGCTTCGTCCAGTGACCTTACCTCATAGCCAATTGAAACGCCGGCCTCTGGCTTGAGAGTGGTTTCGCTGCCCTCAATCAGTTCCAGCTTCGTTTCATTTTCTGGGCCCAGCATGGCAATCTGCCGTCCACGGCTTTCGAATCTGCACTGAATCGGCAGCCCGAGCATGTCGTGGTAGAAGCAGAGCGATGCTTCCAGATCGCGTACCCGCAGTGTGATCCAGTTTAGTCTGATCAACATAGGTGAACCTCTCCTTTATGGCGTCAATATTCATAAACGTTATACTTATTATACGATAAGCCTGTGCATGGGCCTACCATACACGTTACCTTTGTATATAGAAGTTGGACTTAAAAGTGAAATCGAAAAACTGCCCAAGAATATTCTTGGGCAGTTTAGTTAAGAGTGCCGTTCAATGAGCAGGCACTTTTTTTATTGAATCAGCTCAATCGCATCCTGTGACACAAAGGCTTCTACGCCATTGTAGACAATAACGCCATCCAGGGTTGTTTTTTTACCATTCACGAGCGCGATATTTGTGTAGATTTGCAGTTCAAGCTTGGTGCTGCCTTTTGTTACGAGGATCTTTGGATTTTTGGCATCTGTCAGATCCAGCTTGTACGTTGCTCCTTTGGCAGTAAAAGCCTGTTTCGCAGGCACAAACAATTGTTTGCTAACGCTATCGAGGTCAAGGTCCAGCACA
Above is a window of Paenibacillus sp. E222 DNA encoding:
- a CDS encoding VOC family protein; translated protein: MLIRLNWITLRVRDLEASLCFYHDMLGLPIQCRFESRGRQIAMLGPENETKLELIEGSETTLKPEAGVSIGYEVRSLDEAMEQLATLGIPIARGPVQPNPHLRFIYITDPDGFEVQLAEHA
- a CDS encoding GNAT family N-acetyltransferase, whose translation is MKIGITEQKQARCDQTDESMNENYGSRVRFYDRNSLEDMDWPNTGDGRYARAYLEPLMLQGTRGFMINVSTNLLIARIDDLVLPLTVNEAEYENSYVCSPYTHYVRYAKQELILLQKPLLEKGLSALLSVVGWGMRHSQINKVVHVNNWLFSTNLYPAMSGEQAVCLLAAVKERYPEHAVVFRSLCPGLHSDLTEELKQAGCQLIPSRQIYLYQPNDPNFGNAKSRWLLKRDYELLAKHGYEFVSEANLTEEDIPRIAELYKLLYLEKYSYDNPQFSEQFIATAKASGALALYGLRKEGRLDAVMGYFCRNGVMTTPLFGYDTALPQSIGLYRMLSACLIRQARENGHLLHESAGAAQFKRNRGAVPNFEYSAVYERHLPMSRRWCWLLLERLLNRMGVPLMRRMKL